Proteins co-encoded in one Acidobacteriota bacterium genomic window:
- a CDS encoding BON domain-containing protein: MLSAPRLGMNKRAISIMASAILVSLLISCGGNVAPTRQIDDAILASEVRDALRADSELSRYQFAINVTGRNVVLMGTVNLASHRDRAEAITRSIAGVETVENRIEVRR; the protein is encoded by the coding sequence ATGCTCTCTGCACCGCGGCTGGGCATGAACAAGCGAGCGATTTCGATCATGGCCAGCGCAATTCTCGTCAGTCTTCTCATCTCCTGCGGAGGCAACGTCGCGCCGACTCGACAGATCGACGATGCGATCCTCGCGAGCGAGGTCCGGGACGCGCTCAGAGCAGACAGCGAGCTGAGCCGTTACCAGTTCGCCATCAACGTCACCGGCAGGAACGTGGTGCTCATGGGTACGGTGAACCTCGCGTCCCATCGAGATCGTGCGGAAGCGATCACCCGCAGCATCGCCGGAGTCGAGACCGTGGAGAACAGGATCGAGGTCAGGCGCTGA